A genome region from candidate division KSB1 bacterium includes the following:
- the gltX gene encoding glutamate--tRNA ligase has translation MSVRVRFAPSPTGFVHIGGLRTALYNYLFARQNNGTFVLRIEDTDRKRFVSDATDNLIQALEWAGLIPDEGPKTGGEYGPYFQSERLDLYRKYAEQLVREGVAYYAFDTPEELAAVREKARENGDPPPKYDSDLRLNMRNSLTLPKEEIARLLDLGEPYVIRLLIPDNREFAFDDLVRGRVSRNSSDIDDQVLIKSDGFPTYHLANVVDDHLMQITHVIRGEEWLSSVPKHIYLYECFGWDMPDMAHLPLIFNPDGTKMSKRDIQTLDELPSGKVDPDVQTYINTGYEKTALINYIALLGWNPGDDREVMNPEELTQEFSLERVNKSAAIFDLKKLDWLNSQHISRKDSHELAGELKPLCEQAGLSVDSNEYFVQVVELLKSRLHFRHEFPHYAFYFFKDPQEYDPKVVKKRWKADSKELLLEFIKKCSKLKTFDSESIEQTLRELAEEKEVGSGRIIHPVRLAVSGVGVGPGLFEMLTVLGKDTVIRRIETAVNVIPELKQQQT, from the coding sequence ATGTCTGTCAGAGTTCGTTTTGCACCCAGTCCGACCGGATTTGTTCATATAGGCGGACTGCGTACGGCTCTGTACAATTACCTGTTCGCCCGTCAGAATAATGGAACGTTTGTTCTGCGCATTGAAGATACGGATCGCAAGCGGTTTGTCAGCGATGCAACCGATAATCTGATTCAGGCGCTGGAATGGGCCGGTCTGATACCGGATGAAGGACCAAAAACGGGCGGTGAATACGGACCTTATTTTCAGTCAGAAAGACTCGACCTTTACCGGAAATATGCCGAACAGCTTGTTCGCGAGGGCGTGGCCTATTACGCTTTTGATACGCCGGAAGAACTGGCAGCGGTGCGCGAAAAAGCCCGGGAAAACGGTGATCCGCCGCCCAAATATGACTCGGATCTGCGCCTGAATATGCGCAACAGCCTGACGCTTCCCAAAGAAGAAATCGCCAGACTCCTTGATTTGGGAGAACCCTATGTGATCCGGCTGCTGATTCCGGATAATCGTGAGTTTGCGTTTGATGATCTGGTGCGCGGCCGGGTTTCTCGCAACAGTTCAGATATTGATGATCAGGTGCTCATCAAATCGGACGGATTTCCCACGTATCATCTCGCAAATGTGGTGGATGATCATTTGATGCAAATCACGCATGTGATTCGCGGCGAGGAATGGCTGAGCAGTGTTCCCAAGCATATTTATCTTTACGAATGCTTTGGATGGGACATGCCGGACATGGCGCATCTGCCCCTGATTTTTAATCCGGACGGAACCAAGATGAGCAAGCGCGATATTCAGACACTGGACGAATTGCCGTCCGGCAAGGTCGATCCGGATGTGCAGACCTATATCAATACCGGCTATGAAAAAACGGCTTTGATTAACTATATTGCGCTGTTGGGCTGGAATCCGGGTGATGACCGCGAAGTGATGAATCCAGAGGAATTGACACAGGAATTTTCTTTGGAACGTGTCAACAAAAGCGCGGCCATTTTCGACCTGAAAAAACTCGACTGGCTGAATTCCCAGCATATAAGCCGAAAAGACAGTCATGAACTCGCGGGGGAATTAAAACCTCTCTGTGAACAGGCCGGATTGTCCGTAGACTCGAATGAATATTTTGTGCAAGTCGTGGAGCTGTTGAAAAGCCGTCTGCATTTTCGCCATGAGTTCCCGCACTATGCCTTTTATTTCTTTAAAGACCCGCAGGAATACGATCCCAAAGTCGTAAAAAAACGCTGGAAAGCAGATTCTAAAGAATTATTACTTGAATTTATCAAAAAATGTTCTAAATTAAAGACTTTCGACAGCGAATCCATTGAACAGACGTTGAGAGAGCTGGCGGAAGAAAAAGAGGTCGGAAGCGGCCGGATTATTCATCCGGTGCGGCTGGCGGTCTCCGGTGTCGGTGTCGGGCCCGGTTTGTTTGAGATGCTGACGGTTCTGGGAAAAGATACCGTCATCCGACGCATTGAAACGGCTGTAAACGTCATACCGGAGCTGAAACAACAACAGACTTGA